The following are encoded together in the Salvelinus alpinus chromosome 29, SLU_Salpinus.1, whole genome shotgun sequence genome:
- the LOC139558794 gene encoding putative hydrolase DDAH2, which translates to MASVLPYGRFTHAVVRGIPETFGKVDDEKNDKVENGETTMDLAKAQRQFGVLTGALRQKVGLQLIEIPADPELPESWRIEDVAVIQGDTALITRPFKQQRRSETEAVRRVMSELNLTVVEMGAEEGGSAGATLEGSDVLFTGREFFVGISSHTNHRGAEVLADTFRDFAVSTVPVCGGARLKNICSMGGPDTIIISNSDGAKKTLRMMEQLTDHHYEVLTVPEGAAANCVYVRGPSKVDYLLHPPPEECPESVPAFQKLTDYTLLPTACSEASKLGGSLSSFCLLINRKPYF; encoded by the exons atggcaAGCGTGTTGCCGTACGGCCGCTTCACTCACGCCGTGGTGCGGGGCATCCCAGAGACCTTTGGGAAGGTTGATGACGAGAAAAACGACAAGGTCGAAAACGGGGAAACCACGATGGACCTGGCCAAAGCACAGCGTCAGTTTGGGGTGCTGACGGGGGCTCTGAGACAGAAGGTGGGGCTGCAGCTCATAGAGATCCCTGCAGACCCGGAGCTACCAGAGAGCTGGAGGATAGAGGATGTAGCGGTGATACAGGGAGACACGGCACTCATCACCAGGCCTTTCAAACAGCAGAGACGCAGTGAG ACTGAAGCAGTGAGGAGGGTGATGTCGGAGCTCAACCTGACAGTGGTGGAGATGGGGGCAGAGGAGGGGGGCTCCGCAGGGGCCACGCTGGAGGGCAGTGACGTGCTCTTCACCGGCAGGGAGTTCTTTGTGGGAATCTCCTCCCACACCAACCACAGAGGAGCTGAGGTTCTGGCTGACACTTTCAGA GACTTTGCTGTGTCCACGGTGCCAGTGTGTGGGGGAGCTCGTCTAAAGAACATCTGCTCTATGGGAGGTCCTGATACTATCATCATCAGCAACAGTGATGGGGCCAAGAAGACCCTCCGG atgatgGAGCAGCTGACTGATCACCACTACGAAGTGCTCACGGTCCCTGAGGGTGCAGCAGCTAACTGTGTCTACGTCAGGGGCCCCTCCAAAGTGGACTACCTGCTTCACCCGCCCCCTGAGGAGTGTCCCGAAAGTGTCCCT GCCTTCCAGAAGCTGACGGACTACACCCTCCTCCCTACAGCGTGCAGCGAGGCCTCCAAGCTCGGAGGGTCTCTGTCTTCATTCTGCCTACTTATCAACAGGAAGCCATACTTCTAA
- the LOC139558796 gene encoding small ribosomal subunit protein uS7 — MTSESWETAPAVAETPEIKLFGKWSTDDVQINDISLQDYIAVKEKYAKYLPHSGGRYAAKRFRKAQCPIVERLTNSMMMHGRNNGKKLMTCRIVKHAFEIIHLLTGENPLQVLVNAIINSGPREDSTRIGRAGTVRRQAVDVSPLRRVNQAIWLLCTGAREAAFRNIKTIAECLADELINAAKGSSNSYAIKKKDELERVAKSNR; from the exons A TGACTTCAGAGTCGTGGGAGACTGCCCCAGCAGTGGCTGAAACGCCAGAAATCAAGCTCTTTGGGAAATGGAGTACCGATGATGTTCAGATCAATGACATCTCCCTGCAG GATTACATTGCCGTGAAGGAGAAGTATGCTAAGTACCTGCCACACTCTGGAGGCCGTTATGCTGCCAAGCGTTTCCGCAAGGCCCAGTGCCCCATTGTGGAGCGTCTCACCAACTCCATGATGATGCATGGCCGCAACAACGGCAAGAAGCTGATGACCTGTCGCATCGTTAAACATGCCTTTGAGATCATCCACTTGCTCACTGGCGAG AACCCCCTGCAGGTGCTGGTCAATGCCATTATCAACAGCGGACCCCGTGAGGACTCCACCCGTATTGGTCGTGCTGGTACTGTGAGGAGGCAGGCTGTGGACGTGTCCCCTCTGCGCAGAGTCAACCAG GCAATCTGGCTGCTCTGCACTGGAGCAAGAGAAGCTGCTTTCAGGAACATCAAGACCATCGCTGAGTGCCTCGCCGATGAACTGATCAACGCTGCTAAG GGTTCTTCTAACTCCTACGCCATCAAGAAGAAGGATGAGTTGGAGAGAGTCGCCAAGTCCAACCGTTAA
- the LOC139558793 gene encoding lysosomal thioesterase PPT2-A-like, with the protein MKGPSAVSCRRKRGVTRLLWTLFGACLVATVIGYKPVVIVHGLFDSSGVFVELLRFINQSHPGTNVSVIDLFDRSSSLQPLWKQVEGFKEAIYPIMQNAADGVHFICYSQGGLICRGILSTLPNHNVHSFISLSSPQAGQYGDTDYLKYLFPQFMKSNLFHFCYTGVGQRISICNYWKDPHHTDMYVNGSDYLALLNSERPNPNSTVWKKNFLRIKKLVLIGGPDDGVITPWQSSQFGFYNDNETVVEIKDQDLYLRDVFGLKTLNARGDLFLCSMAGVEHVKWHSNDTVFNTCIEKWLV; encoded by the exons ATGAAAGGGCCCTCTGCCGTCTCTTGtcggaggaagagaggggtgacAAGGCTGTTGTGGACACTGTTTGGTGCCTGCCTTGTTGCTACAGTCATCGGGTACAAACCAGTGGTCATAGTCCATGGTTTGTTCGACAGCTCCGGGGTATTTGTAGAGTTGCTTCGCTTCATCAATCAG TCTCACCCAGGAACCAATGTGTCAGTCATCGACCTGTTTGACCGCAGCTCCAGCTTACAGCCACTATGGAAACAAGTGGAGGGCTTCAAGGAAGCCATCTATCCCATCATGCAAAACGCTGCAGATGGGGTCCACTTCATCTGCTACTCTCAAG GTGGCCTGATTTGCAGAGGGATCCTGTCCACACTCCCTAATCACAATGTCCACTCCTTCATCTCTTTGTCCTCGCCTCAGGCTGGACAGTATGGAG ACACAGACTACCTAAAGTACCTCTTCCCCCAGTTCATGAAGTCCAACCTGTTTCATTTCTGCTACACTGGAGTGGGCCAGAGGATATCCATCTGCAACTACTGGAAAG ACCCCCATCACACGGACATGTATGTGAACGGCAGTGATTATCTGGCTTTATTGAACAGTGAGAGGCCAAATCCCAATTCAACAG TGTGGAAGAAGAACTTCCTGCGTATCAAGAAGCTGGTCTTAATTGGGGGGCCAGACGATGGAGTCATCACACCCTGGCAATCCAG TCAGTTTGGATTTTACAATGACAACGAGACTGTCGTTGAGATAAAGGACCAGGAT CTATATTTGAGAGATGTGTTTGGCCTGAAGACCCTAAACGCTCGTGGGGACCTGTTCCTGTGCTCAATGGCTGGAGTAGAGCACGTCAAGTGGCACTCCAACGACACGGTGTTCAACACCTGCATTGAGAAGTGGCTCGTTTAG